ACGGCGCGTACCGCCGCATCCAGGCGTCGACGCCGGGGATGGCCATGACTCGGGTGATGGCGCCGGTGACCGCGACGACGCCGGCGACGGCCGGCACGGTGTCGATTCCGGCCTCGGTCGCGGCGAGCGGGATCAGCGGCAGCGCGGCGATCGCCGCGGCGACGGCCGTCCGGAGGGTGGCCCGCCACGGGTGGCGGGACTGGGTGGTGACAGGACTGGCCATGGTCATCGCTCCTCGTCGGTCGCGTCGACGGCCGCGCGGACAAGGCAGTCCTTCGCCTCGACCGCCCGGCGAATCGCGGTGGTCAGCTCCGGACCGTCCGGGAGGTCCGCGACGAGGTCGAGCACCGCGCTGCCGATGCGGGCAGATACGGCGGCCAGCGGTGGCGGCAGGTGCGACCAGGCAAGGTGCCGGGCGATCTGGACGGTCGACCGGTGTCGGCCGGTCAGCGCGGCCTCGATGCCGGCGCGGGTGCCGGCCGCCGCCTGCAGCGGATCGGCTGGATCGGTCGGGGTCTGTGGCACGAGGGTCTCCTATCTTTCACCGGCTCTATGCCGGCGATGGGCGGGCAAGGTGCAACTGTGCGGTCAGGTCCTCGACCTGGCCGCGCAGCTGCAGGATCGTGGCGTCGCGGGCGGCCAGGACCTCACGAAGCCGGTCCCGGTCGCCTTGGGTCCGGCGTAGCTCGTCGGCCAGGCCCGCCTCAGCGGTCGCCAGTTGCGCCAGCCGTGACTCCAGGTCGGTCACCCGCTGGCGAAGCCTCTCCTCTTCAGCACTGGTGAGCCGCAACGCCTCACGCAGGTCGGTGATCTGGCTCCGGGCCCGGTCCAGCGCGTCTCGCAGGTCACTTGTCAGCTGCTGGTAGACGTCCTGGCTGATCCGGGTCGTCTCGGCCTGCAGGTGCTTCGCCTGGGCGGCGGCGTGCTGGGCCTGGGCCTGGCGGAGCCGGCGGCCGACCATTGCGCCGGCGGCCGGCCCGCCGACCGCGGCGCCGAGCACCGCCGCGCCGGCGCCGACCAGCGCGGTGAGTAGGCCTGGGTCCATCAGTTGGTGGCGAGCAGCGCCCGGCCGAGCGCGGCGGCGCGCTCCTCGCCGAGGACCGCGACCAGGGCGGTCGCCGCTTCCTCCGGTGGCCGGGCGGCGAGCCCGGTCAGCACCCCGGCGATGATGGCGTCCTCGTCGACCCAGTCCCGGCCGAGCGCCTCCCGCACCTCCACCCGCAGGGTTGCGACGTCACGAACCGCTCTCGCGGCATCAGCGGCGGCACCACGGGCCGCCGTGTGCAGCGCCGGCCCATCCTTGGGGTAAATCCAGCCGTTGACCGCGATAGCGATCCTGCGGAGGTCTTCCTCACTGATCACGTCATCTCCTTCGACGATTTGCTTCGCCCTGGCCACGATCGCCGGCTTCTGGGCAACGATCGCCGGCCCCGGGCATTGGCTGTGTCCCCAGTCGTATCCGTTCTCGGCGCCCATGCTGTGGTGGCCGAGACCGCGGCCGTCAGGGGACGACGCGATCTGCAGCCGCACACCGTGCTCGGTGTGGGCACGGGCCAACAGCTGGGCGTTCGACTCCAGTTGCGGCGGGGTCAGCGGGTCCGGCAGGAAGCCTTCGTTCTCGATGCTGAGCCAGGTGCGGTTGCCGGCCCGCTGGGTCCATGCCCGGATGTCGGTGTCGACCATCTGTGCGATCCGGCCGTCCTTGGCCACGATGAAGTGCGACGACACCCGCGACGCCGGGTTGCGCTGCCAGGTGATGGTGCCGTCGAAGTATCCGGCGGCGATGTGCACCACGACGCCGTGATGCGCGTCCAGGCGGTCCGCCGGCTCGTCGGGTTTGCCGGTGCCGTTGCCGCTGTTCACGGTAGGGCCACGCCAGGTGGCGAGGTCTGTCCATCTGGCCAATTCAGGACACCTCCGGGAAGTCGTCGTCCCAGCCTGCTGCGTAGGCGAGCAGCCCGCCGACCAGGCCGACCAGCGCGGCGGCGGCGAGCACGATGAGCAGAGCCATGTCATTCCTCTCTACAGTGGCCGGCGGTAGTGGACATACAGCGCCGATGCCGCCTGGTTGGTGCCGGATTGCACGTCGAGCGGGGTGGCCGTGGCCTGCCGGACACGGACCTCCACGTAGTCGCCGGTCTCCATGCGCAGCAGCGGCGCGTGCGCCACCGACAGTGCCGTGTCCGACGTCGCCGGCCAGATGACTTCCCGCGAGCCGAGGACCGACACGCCGTTGAGCCACAGCCAGGCCAGGCGTCGGTCGGCGACGTACGGCTCCCACATGATGTGGCCGGAGACCTCGTACCAGCCGTCGACCTGGCACGTGTATCGGGTCGGCTCGCCGGAGTCCCAGCCGCCGTGCGTGTCCAGCTCCGCCACGTCCCATTCGACGCTCGTATCAGTGGACGCCAGGATCTCCTGCGCGGACGACATCCGCAGGACGGCGGCCGGCGGGTCGACCAGGGTCGCCAGGTCGTCGCCGGTGACGATCTGGCCGTCGGCGATGGTCATCGGGCGAGCCTCCACGGCGCTACGGGCCGGACCGGTGATCCGGCCAGGATGGTCTTGACCACGCCGTTGACCGGGGTGGCCGCGATGGTGAACGTCTGCCGGCCCGGCTCGAACAGTTCGGCGTCGTCGATGTAGGTCAGCACCCCCGACGTCGGGGTGCCGGTCAACCGGACCCGACCGGAGACCCGCGCCGCCGACGCCGGCGGGGACGAGGTCGCGGTGAGCTGGGTCCACGTGTCGGCGATGACGCCGGCCGTCACCGTGGTGGTGCCCAGCAGACCGCCGCCGTCGTCATACCACAGGATCTGCATGTCGATGACACGCGTCGACGCGCACCGCACCCACGCCGACCAGGTCCACGCGTACGCGCCGTCCAGGGCGTGCACCGGGATGACATCGGTGGCGGCGATCGCCTCGGCGCTGACCCCGTCGGGAGTCAGCAGCAGCGACGCCGACCCGGTGTGCGCCTGCGCGGTCGACC
Above is a genomic segment from Solwaraspora sp. WMMD792 containing:
- a CDS encoding peptidoglycan recognition family protein — its product is MARWTDLATWRGPTVNSGNGTGKPDEPADRLDAHHGVVVHIAAGYFDGTITWQRNPASRVSSHFIVAKDGRIAQMVDTDIRAWTQRAGNRTWLSIENEGFLPDPLTPPQLESNAQLLARAHTEHGVRLQIASSPDGRGLGHHSMGAENGYDWGHSQCPGPAIVAQKPAIVARAKQIVEGDDVISEEDLRRIAIAVNGWIYPKDGPALHTAARGAAADAARAVRDVATLRVEVREALGRDWVDEDAIIAGVLTGLAARPPEEAATALVAVLGEERAAALGRALLATN